One region of Culex pipiens pallens isolate TS chromosome 2, TS_CPP_V2, whole genome shotgun sequence genomic DNA includes:
- the LOC120423282 gene encoding mantle protein-like isoform X2 — protein MKELVLLLLVLGWSSAVMVKQASQPVANPSKNSKRELPHGASEQLESSHLFDTHHSEAHHQYGNKLFKEVTITKNIPVPYPIKIERHVAVPVQIPFPVAVQKKIPIVVERKIPIYVEKPIPVQVDRPFPYPLPIEVPVFHKVAVEVPKPYPVHVPSPYPVYIEKPMYVEAKRKRVTNSNKVKLMKHRH, from the exons ATGAAG GAACTGGTACTGCTGCTACTGGTTCTCGGTTGGAGTTCCGCTGTGATGGTCAAACAAGCGTCGCAACCCGTGGCTAACCCGTCAAAAAACAGCAAACGGGAGCTGCCACATGGCGCCAGTGAACAGCTGGAATCGTCCCACCTATTCGATACCCACCATTCGGAAGCCCACCACCAGTACGGCAACAAGCTCTTCAAGGAGGTCACCATCACGAAGAACATCCCCGTGCCCTACCCAATCAAGATCGAGCGCCACGTGGCCGTCCCGGTGCAGATCCCGTTCCCCGTTGCGGTCCAGAAGAAGATTCCGATCGTGGTCGAGCGGAAAATCCCCATCTACGTCGAGAAACCGATCCCGGTGCAGGTGGATCGTCCCTTTCCGTACCCGTTGCCGATCGAAGTTCCCGTGTTTCACAAAGTGGCCGTAGAGGTGCCCAAACCGTACCCGGTGCACGTGCCCAGCCCGTATCCGGTGTACATTGAGAAGCCAATGTATGTGGAAGCCAAGAGGAAAAGGGTGACCAATAGTAACAAAGTGAAGTTGATGAAACATAGGCATTGA
- the LOC120423282 gene encoding mantle protein-like isoform X1 has product MKQELVLLLLVLGWSSAVMVKQASQPVANPSKNSKRELPHGASEQLESSHLFDTHHSEAHHQYGNKLFKEVTITKNIPVPYPIKIERHVAVPVQIPFPVAVQKKIPIVVERKIPIYVEKPIPVQVDRPFPYPLPIEVPVFHKVAVEVPKPYPVHVPSPYPVYIEKPMYVEAKRKRVTNSNKVKLMKHRH; this is encoded by the exons ATGAAG CAGGAACTGGTACTGCTGCTACTGGTTCTCGGTTGGAGTTCCGCTGTGATGGTCAAACAAGCGTCGCAACCCGTGGCTAACCCGTCAAAAAACAGCAAACGGGAGCTGCCACATGGCGCCAGTGAACAGCTGGAATCGTCCCACCTATTCGATACCCACCATTCGGAAGCCCACCACCAGTACGGCAACAAGCTCTTCAAGGAGGTCACCATCACGAAGAACATCCCCGTGCCCTACCCAATCAAGATCGAGCGCCACGTGGCCGTCCCGGTGCAGATCCCGTTCCCCGTTGCGGTCCAGAAGAAGATTCCGATCGTGGTCGAGCGGAAAATCCCCATCTACGTCGAGAAACCGATCCCGGTGCAGGTGGATCGTCCCTTTCCGTACCCGTTGCCGATCGAAGTTCCCGTGTTTCACAAAGTGGCCGTAGAGGTGCCCAAACCGTACCCGGTGCACGTGCCCAGCCCGTATCCGGTGTACATTGAGAAGCCAATGTATGTGGAAGCCAAGAGGAAAAGGGTGACCAATAGTAACAAAGTGAAGTTGATGAAACATAGGCATTGA